The following are encoded together in the Natronolimnobius sp. AArcel1 genome:
- a CDS encoding antitoxin VapB family protein, translating to MSTSIRVSEETKAKLNRLKQDDESFDELLERLADDEEPIAIGSWDSDTADRARDAISRSRDSFER from the coding sequence ATGAGCACGTCAATTCGTGTCTCCGAAGAGACGAAAGCCAAACTCAATCGTCTCAAGCAGGACGACGAGAGTTTCGACGAGTTGCTCGAGCGATTAGCGGACGACGAAGAACCGATTGCAATCGGGTCGTGGGATTCCGACACCGCTGACCGAGCTCGTGACGCTATCAGTCGATCACGAGATAGTTTCGAGCGATGA
- a CDS encoding restriction endonuclease, translating into MDTGLPKSAISRPLQQLDGHEFEHFVADLWSRRGWDTEVTSQSSDKGIDVVARKTFPYPKKLLIQAKRYAETNAVSGPELQTYASLKQRENVDEVVVVTTSGFTNQAETIADDFNIKLVDGETLERLVREMGAEDLVAAYADGIDISSHSYTESISAFDSSEPTTVVAECDLFRATLVGYEWVTSSDPDVIEPTEFDGPCFAFELTNLVEYDLVLHPWEDFTVYDDTGQSYTQSLGFSRNSYFPGDWQVAQPRIPASGTAQFAFYVDGVDSAVSRVRFRNTTHLLLEEYDREADGLSRADLLRKVEWMLYLSEAQKDALPGLPPELAAAVK; encoded by the coding sequence ATGGATACGGGACTCCCGAAGTCAGCAATCAGTCGTCCGCTCCAGCAATTGGACGGCCACGAGTTCGAGCACTTCGTCGCGGACCTCTGGTCTCGTCGCGGGTGGGACACCGAGGTGACGTCCCAGTCGAGTGACAAGGGCATCGATGTCGTCGCCAGGAAAACGTTCCCGTATCCGAAGAAGCTCCTCATCCAGGCGAAGCGATACGCCGAGACGAACGCCGTTTCCGGGCCTGAACTACAGACGTACGCCTCGCTGAAACAACGCGAGAACGTCGACGAAGTCGTCGTCGTCACGACGAGCGGGTTTACGAACCAGGCCGAAACCATCGCCGACGATTTCAACATCAAACTGGTCGACGGCGAGACCCTCGAGCGACTGGTCAGAGAGATGGGTGCCGAGGATCTGGTCGCAGCCTACGCAGACGGGATCGACATCTCGAGTCACTCATATACCGAATCCATTAGCGCGTTCGACTCGAGCGAGCCGACGACCGTCGTTGCCGAGTGCGACCTTTTCAGAGCGACGCTCGTCGGCTACGAGTGGGTAACGTCGTCGGACCCCGACGTGATCGAGCCGACCGAATTCGACGGGCCGTGCTTCGCGTTCGAACTCACGAATCTCGTCGAGTACGATCTCGTCCTCCATCCGTGGGAGGATTTCACCGTCTACGACGACACCGGGCAGTCGTACACTCAGTCACTCGGCTTCTCGAGGAACAGCTACTTTCCGGGCGACTGGCAGGTCGCACAACCGCGAATTCCCGCTTCGGGGACGGCACAGTTCGCCTTCTACGTCGACGGCGTCGACAGCGCCGTCTCCAGAGTCCGATTCCGGAACACCACGCATCTCCTTCTCGAGGAGTACGACCGGGAGGCAGACGGGCTCTCGAGGGCGGATTTACTCCGGAAGGTAGAGTGGATGCTGTACCTCTCCGAAGCGCAAAAAGACGCGCTGCCGGGGCTTCCGCCGGAGTTGGCAGCTGCGGTCAAGTGA